A window of Thermococcus sp. LS1 genomic DNA:
CATCAACAACGATGTCCTCGCGCCGTATATCACTCTGCTAAGGATGTCCCTCCCCATGTGGTCTGTTCCGAAGAGATGCGTTCTGCTCGGCGGTTGCAGCCTCTCCTGAAGGTTAGGCTCTCCAAGGGCCTGGTCGGGATACGGTGCGAGCACTGGGGCGAGAAGTGCCATAAGTATCAGGCCGACTATTATCGCTAGACCGATCAGAGAAAGTTTGTTCCTCAGAAGGATTTTAACTGTCTCTTCTTTCCTCATTTTCCTCCCTCACAGCCTTATCCTCGGGTCAAGTTTGACCTGGATTAGGTCAACTATCAGGTTGATGAACACGTAAGCCGTGGCCGTGATTATCGTGACTCCAAGAACCGCAGGATAATCCATGCTCAGGATCGCATAGGCCGCGTACCTGCCGAGACCGGGCCAGTTGAATATCAGCTCGACCAGGAAAGCCCCGACGAGGGTGTAGGCAAACGAAAGGCCCACCGTTATCAGCGCCGGGGCTATGGCGTTCTTCAGAGCATACTCGAAGTATATCTTCTTTGAGGGAAGGCCGTAGGCCCACGCGGTGCGGATGTAGTTCTCGTTTAGGACTTCTATCATCATCGACCGTACCTGCCGGGTTATCAGGCCGATGGGATACATGGCGAGAGTTAGGGCAGGCAGTATTAGATGCTTAAGCGCATCAACGAAGACCGGAATGTTCCACGTCAGCAGGGAGTCGAGGAGGTAGAATCCAGTTATTACGTGAAGAGGATGCTCTAACATGACAACCGTGTCAACCCTGCCCGCTAACGGGAGTATTCCAAGATGCTTAAAGAATATAAGCTGGAGCACGATTCCAAACCAGAAAGCGGGCAGTGAAACGCCGCTTATTGCAAAGACCCTGCCGAAATTGTCAACCCACGAATCCTTTTTGACGGCGGAATAAACGCCTAATGGGATGGCGATAACTATTGCTATGAACTCCGCGGCAAGTATCAGCTCAAACGTGGCCGTAAAGGCGGATTTTAAATCCACCGCAACGGGGTTGTGGGTTCTTATTGAGACCCCAAGGTCGCCGTGAAGGAGAGACCACAGATAGTAAGCAAACTGCTTGACCACGGGATCGTTGAGATGAAGCTGCTCCCTCGCCCTCTCGATGGCCTCCGGGGTTGGATGAGCACCGACCCACAGGGCCGCAGGGTCGGATGGAATTATCCTGGATACAAAAAACACGACGGTTACAACACCAATAATAACAAACACTGCCAACACAAGCCTGTATACGATGTACTCCCTGAACCTCATCGTCCCCTCCCCTCATCTACCGAATGGAGTAAAAGAAAAAGAAATCACGCCTTGTGCAGGTCATAGAAGAAAACCACCTGCGGATAGCCTGGGTTATCCTTGAACCCTGCGATGCTCTTGTGGTAGACGTAAACATCATCCGGGTTATAGAAGAATATTGCCGGAGCGTCTTCCATCAGTATCTCTTCAGCCTTCCTGTAGAGCTGGGCGGCCTTATCCTGGTTGATACCTTCCAGCGTAGCCGCCTCGTCAATGGCCTTGTCAAACTCGCCATTGCAGTAGTAGCAGAGGTTAAAGTTGATTTCCTCCTCACAGTGGAACATGTTGAAGAGGAAGTCATAGGGCGTCGGGTATGTTGGCCACCAGTACATCATGAGCACGTCTTGGGCCTTTGATGGGTCACTCTTTGCGAGGGCCCATTGCTGCTCCCAATTCATCGGCCTTATCTCAACCTCAACACCGAGCTTTTTCCACTCGGCCTTTATTATCTCAGCAACTTTTGCCTCTGCCTGGTCACCCTGAGTATACGTCAGCACGAGTTTGAATCCACCATTGGGATACCCTGCTTGGGCCAACAACTGCTTCGCCTTGTCAATGTCGTAGGTGTACATGTTCAGGTCTTCAAAGTGACCCAACATGCCCTTTGGAATCGGGCCTTTGGCAACCTCACCGTAACCATGGAGGACGTAATCAACGATGTCCTTGTAGGGAACAGCGTAGCTGAGGGCCTGTCTCACCAGTTTGTTATTCAGCGGCTCCTTCTTAGTGTTGAAAAAGGCATAGAGTTCCTGATAGGATGCTGTCTGGTCGACTTTAACGTTTGGATTCTCCTGGAGCTTCGGGAGGTCATCGAGTGGCAGATCCCTCGTTATCTGGATTTCCCCGCTCGTCACCATCTGCTCCCTCAGGGAGGCATCCGGCACTATCTTTATCACCGCAATATCGAACTGGTCGTTGCTCCAGCCGCCCCAGTAGTCACTGAATTTCTCAAGGACTATTTCCGTCTTTGGATCATATTTGTCTTTTACTATCGTGTATGGCCCCGTTCCAGCGTCTTGTCCCTGGTTGAGCCAATCGGCTATTGCGTTATCGTCCCCAATGGTCGAAAGATACTTGCTATCCATTATGTAAGCACCGTAGGCTGAGGAGGCTATTAACGGGAGGTTCGCCGGGTATTTTAGGTAGAACTTTATAGTGTAGTCGTTCACAACTTCCATTTTTTCAATGGGATCCCATATGAACGCCGGTCCCAGACCCATTCTGAGGGTTCTCTCAATGGACCATTTAACGTCCTCTGCCGTCATTGTGTTGCCGGTGTGGAATTTGACACCCTCCCTTAGATGGAAAGTCCAAATAGTTCCATTCTCGTTGCTCTCCCATGAGGTGGCGAGCCATGGCTCCAGCCCGTTGGGGGTGTACTTAACAAGGCACTCATAAACGTTCGCAAGGACTACTATGGAATTGGAAAACTCCGTGCTTGGGTCGAGAGTTATCATCTCGCTTCCGTATCCGTAGATCACGACGTTTGTTGTTTTCTCCGATGTGGAACTCTCACCGGAAGCAGTGCTTGTAGAAGTGCTCTCCTGCCCACTCAAGCATCCACTGGCCACCACACCCATAACGGTGATGACCAGCATAAACAGGGCAAGTTCCTTTTTCACAATACCACCCCTGGATTATGTTAATGATTTTATCACAGTTTCTTTAATGTTTTTATATTATTTAACTGTGTCTGTTCAAAATCTTCACAATTTTATGACCAACTTTATCAAGCATGTGGTTAACAATATTAACGGACATTAGTGTTATGATTTTATCATCAACGTTTTGATATGTTCTTTAAGATACCGGTTCATTTTACACAAAAGGATTATATGCCCAAGGGAGGATTTCGTGAGTGGTGATAGCTATGGTCAAGAGGGTTCACATCTTCGACTGGCACAAGGAAAACGCGAAGAAGGTTGAAGAGTTCGCCGGCTGGGAGATGCCTATCTGGTACTCCAGCATAAAGGAGGAGCACCTCGCCGTCAGAAACGGCGTCGGTATCTTTGATGTCTCCCACATGGGAGAGTTCATCTTCCGCGGTAAGGACGCCCTTGAGTTCCTCCAGTACGTCACGACCAACGACATAAGCAGGCCGCCGGCGATAAGTGGAACCTACACGCTCGTCCTCAACGAGAGGGGAGCGGTGAAGGATGAAACTCTGGTCTTCAACATGGGAAATGACACCTACATGATGGTCTGTGACAGCGATGCATTCGAAAAGCTCGAGGCCTGGTTCAACGCGATAAAGCGCGGAATAGAGAAGTTCGGCGAGCTCGACCTTGAGATTGAGAACAAGACCTACGACATGGCGATGTTCTCCATTCAGGGACCGAAGGCCAGGGATTTGGCCAAGGATCTCTTTGGCATCGACATCAACGAGCTCTGGTGGTTCCAGGCCAAGGAAGTCGAGCTCGACGGTATAAAGATGCTCCTCTCCAGGAGCGGGTACACCGGCGAGAACGGCTTTGAGGTCTACTTCGAGGACGCCAACCCATACCACCCCAATCCAGAGAAGAGGGGCGAGCCCGAGAAGGCCCTCCACGTCTGGAAGACAATACTCGAAGCCGGCGAGAAATACGGCATTAAGCCTGCCGGACTCGGCGCCCGTGACACCCTCAGGCTTGAGGCTGGCTACACGCTTTACGGCAACGAGACCAAGGAGCTTCAGCTCCTCAGCACCGACATCGACGAGGTTACTCCACTCCAGGCAAACCTCGACTTCGCCATCTTCTGGGACAAGGAGTTCATCGGAAAGGAGGCTCTGCTCAAGCAGAGGGAGCGCGGCATTCCGAGGAAGCTCGTCCACTTCAAGATGATCGACAAGGGCATCCCAAGGGAGGGCTACAAGGTCTACGCCAACGGCGAGCTCATCGGCGAGGTTACGAGCGGAACCAGCTCACCGCTCCTCGGCATCGGAATAGGTATCGCCTTCGTTAAGACGGAGTACGCCAAACCTGGCGTCGAAATAGAGGTTGAGATAAGGGGCAAGCCCAGAAAAGCCGTAACCGTTGCTCCCCCGTTCTATGACCCCAAGAAGTACGGCGCCTTCAGGGAGGAGTGAGGTTTTTATTCCCTTTTCCCCATCTTTCCCCATGTCTAAAAAGCACGCGATCGGAGCCGTTCTCCTCTGGTCAACGGTTGCATCTGCCTTCAAGCTCTCGCTCGGGTATCTAACTCCACTTCAGCTGCTCTTCTATGCCTCGCTAACTTCATTGCTCGTCTTTGGCGTTCTCTACGCCAAAGATTTCGCACCGAGAAGGGAAAACCTTCGTTCGGCCTATCTCGGGCTGATTAATCCGCTTATCTACTACACGGTACTCTTCTCGGCCTACGACCGCCTGCCGGCCCAAGAGGCACAGGCCCTGAACTACACCTGGCCGCTGATGCTGGTTGTCCTCTCTATCCCCCTCCTCGGAAAGAGACCCAGTGTTAGGGCAATAGCTGGCTTGTTCCTCGGCTTCCTCGGGGCCCTCGTCGTTGCAACGAAAGGGAACCTGGCCGAACTGAACTTTACAGACCCAGTCGGTGTTACATTAGGCCTCGGGAGCGCTGTGATATGGGCATCTTACTGGATACTGAACCTCCGCGACGAGAGACCCCTGGTTGAGAAGATGTTCTGGAACTTCCTTTTCGGCTTCATCTATGTAGCGACCGCAGCTTTCCTCACCGGAAGCTTCGCCCTCCCAGAACCAAAGGCTCTGGCCGGGGCTATTTACGTCGGCCTCTTCGAGATGGGTGTGACCTTCCTGCTCTGGTACAGAGCCGTGGAGAACGACATGGCCTTTGCCTCAAACTTGGCCTACCTCGTCCCCTTCCTCTCGTTAGTCTTCATATCGGTGGTCGTGGGCGAGAGCATAGCTCCGTCAACGGTTGTGGGACTGGCGATGATAGTTGGCGGAATCATTATTGGAAGGGAATAGCACAAAACTTATAAACCTCCCCTAGCTAAGGTTAAGCCGGATGGGGGCGTGGTGTAGCCTGGTCCATCATCGCGGGCTCCAGAGGTATGAGGACTTGCGGGTTTGCTGATTGGGGATGAGCCTTTGGAGCTCTGACCCGGAGAAACCCGCGGACCGGGGTTCAAATCCCCGCGCCCCCACCATTTCTGAAAAACTTCTTCCGGGAGTCTAACGCACACTGTTTCCTTTTGATAGACCCTTGCGTTTGTGAGCCCTTGCCTTTTCTATAGACATAGCACGGAGAAGTAACTGATGGGGATGCTCTGAAGCAGCTAGTAACCCCAACAGCCGGCCAGTACCAACGGAAGTTTTATTAACTTTGACTTACAAAAACATAATTAAGGTGATGGCTATGGAGGAACCGATTCTCATCGGAAAGGACAAGTTCAAGATAAGCGAAGACGAGACCGCCAGAAGAGAACTCAGGGTCATTAAGGTTCACGACGATGTCATCCAGATCCAGGAGGAAGTCCACGGCATCATAGCCCTCGTTGGCGCGAGCTCCAGCGTCAACATCAAGAAGGAGGAGCTCAAAAACCTCATCAAAGTCGCCAAAGAGAAGTTCGGCTGGACCGACATCTGCGAATGAAAGCTCTTCTTTTTTCCTTACCCTTTTGCCAAGTTCTTGTGTATCATCGACGGTGATATTAACGTTTTATAAGCATAAAAGTGATTAAAGCCATCGAGGTGGTTGCCATGGCCATTGGAGAGAAAATAACGATCAGTGTTATAAAGGCCGACATAGGCGGCTGGCCCGGACATTCCAGAGTCCACCCTCAGCTCATCGAGACGGCTGAGGAAGTTCTGGCGAAGGCAAAGGAAGAAGGCACGATAATCGACTTCTACGTGGCTTACGCTGGTGATGATCTGCAGCTCATCATGACTCACAAGAAGGGTGTTGACAGCCCGGATATACACGGACTCGCATGGAAGGCTTTCGAGGAGGCCACCGAGGTCGCCAAGGAGCTCGGCCTCTATGGTGCCGGCCAGGACCTTCTCAAGGACGCTTTCAGCGGTAACATCAGAGGAATGGGCCCAGGAGTCGCCGAGATGGAGATTACGCTTAGGAAGAGCGAGCCGATAGTTACATTCCACATGGACAAGACCGAGCCCGGTGCGTTTAACCTGCCGATATTCAGGATGTTTGCAGACCCGTTCAACACCGCTGGCCTCGTCATAGACCCCAGCATGCACATGGGCTTCAGGTTTGAAGTCTGGGACATTAAGGAGCACAAGCGCGTTATCCTTAACACTCCAGAGGAAGTTTACGACCTCTTAGCTCTCATCGGCGCCAAGAGCCGCTACGTCATCAAGAGGGTCTACCCGAAAGAGGGGCACAAGATAAGCAAGGACGAACCGGTAGCTGTTATCAGCACGGAGAAGCTCTACGAGATAGCCGGCGAGTACGTCGGCAAGGATGACCCAGTTGCCATTGTCAGGGCCCAGAGCGGACTTCCGGCCCTTGGAGAAGTCCTCGAGCCCTTCGCCTTCCCGCACCTCGTCAGCGGCTGGATGCGCGGAAGCCACAACGGACCGATAATGCCGGTTCCAATGCACCAGGCCAACCCGACCAGGTTCGACGGTCCACCGAGGGTCGTTGCCCTCGGCTGGCAGATAAGCCCAGAAGGAAAGCTCGTCGGCCCGGTTGACCTCTTCGACGACCCGGCCTTCGACTACGCCAGACAAAAGGCTCTCGAGGTAACCGAGTACATACGCAGGCACGGACCTTTCGAGCCTCACAGGTTGCCGCTCGAGGACATGGAGTACACTACCCTTCCAGGCGTCCTCAAGAAGCTCGAGGAGCGCTTTGAGGACATTGAGTGAGCTTTTCTTCTATTCTCTCTTCTAAATTTGTCACAAAAACCCCAGCGAACAGTTTTTATACTCCAAACGTTCTACATTTGTGATAGGTTCGGCGGAAGCCTTAAATATTCTTCATGCCAAAACTAACACTCGGAGTGATACAAAGAGGTGAGAGCATGAAGTTCACGGTTCTCAAGCTCAACCTAAGCGAAAATAAAGTTGAGAGCGAGGAGCTGGAAAAGGAAGGAATCTATGGAGTCATCGACTATGGAATCGAGCTCCACGAGAGCCTTAAAACCTATGAACTCAAGCCATATGATCCAGAAAATGTTGTCGTCATGGGAATGGGACCCTTTGCAGGCTCGACACTTCCCGGGGCTCACAGGCTGATGTTCTTCTTCCGCTCACCGCTCTATGGAACGCTCTTCCCCTCAGCCATGGGTGGAGCGGCCTACGCCTTCAAGAATGTCGGGGTTGACTTCGTCACCTTCGAAGGCAAAGCAGAGAAGCCCGTCGTGGTACTCCTCTACAACGACGGCGAAAACGTCAGAGTCGAGCTTCACGAGATCGATGTTGAGAAGGTCATCGAAATCTGGCGCGGCTACAAGGACGAAGAGGGTGTCTATGCTCTCACCCAGTATCTCATCGACACCTTCGGCGAGAAGTTTCAGGACATGGAGTACAGAATAGCAGTCGTCGGTCCAGCGGCCCTGAACACCAACTACGGCGCTATATTCTCTCAAGCGTTGAGGAACGGTAAGAGACTCGTTGGAAGCGAGGACTGGGCCGCCCGCGGCGGTTCCGGAAGCGTTCTCCTCAGGGCACACAACGTGGTCGGCATAATCTTCGGAGGAAAGCCAAAGAAGAAGGCCTTCCCAAAAGAAGACATCTCCAACTTCAAGATCGCCAAGACCATCGTTGAGGGCGTCCACAAGAAGTCATACAACGAGATTATCAGCGAGAAGACAACGAAGTACCGCTTTAATCCGAAGCTCAACACTGGTGGAACCTTCGGTGGAAACTATCCCGCGGAAGGCGACTTCGTCCCGATACTCAACTGGCAGATGCCGTACATACCGAAAGAGGAGCGCATAAGGATCCATGAAAACATCATGAAGCACTACTGGGAGCCCTTTAACGAGGAAGCCATCAAGCCTAAGAACTGGACGACCTGTGGTGAACCGTGCCCAGTGGTCTGTAAGAAGCACAGAAGGGGCCACCACGTCGAATACGAGCCCTACGAAGCCAACGGCCCGCTCAGCGGAAGCATAAGCCTGAGGGCAAGCGACATAAGCGTCCACGCCGTTGATGCCATGGGCTTCGACGCGATTGAGTTCGGCGGGACCGCAGCATGGATCCTTGAACTGGTTCACCGCGACCTGCTCAAGCCAGAGGAGGTCGGCCTCAGCGGAAAGCCCGAGTTCACCAAGGAGGCCCTTCTTGAGCGCCCGGTCGAGGCGAGTGAGGTCAATGCCAAGCTCGTGGCCGAGTTAGCGCACCGCGTTGCCTTTGCCGAAAACGAGTTAGCGAGGATAATTGGCTTCGGCAAGAGAAAGGCAAGCAAGATACTCGACGAGAAGTTCAAGGACAGGCTCAAGTACGGCGAGAGCTTCAGGGACTACGGCGTGTTCGTCCCGCTCGGCGAGAACGGTGAGATGACGCCGACGATGTACTGGGCCATAGGCAACTACATCCCGCTGCCGATTCAGGGAAGATACTGGACGTTCTATCAGTTCGGCGTCTTCCTTGAGCCTGAGGAGCTGGCGAGCAAGATAATAGCGAGCGCACTCTGGGAGTTCTGGTACGACAACGTCGGCTGGTGCCGCTTCCACAGGGGATGGATGAAGCCCGTCCTCAAGGCACTCTTCATGGACGCCTACGGAGAGAACGTTGACATGGAGGAACACGCGAAGAAGCAGATAAAGCGCCTTATTGAGTTCGCGAAGAAAGCCGGCTGTGAACCTGTCTTCTGGGACAGCATGCGCGTCATTGACCTCGTCGCTGCCGGCAGCGAGGAGTTCGGCAACGAACACTGGGCCGAGAAGTTCAAGATAGACAAAGTCGGAACGGCGAAAGAATACCTTGAAAAGGTGCTCAATGCGTACAGCGAGATGCTTGGAGTCGATTGGAGGCTCTAATCACTCTCTCCTGTTATTTTAACTGTTAAGTTCTCGACAAAGAACAACCCTTATATTTTCCCTCTTCCTCAGCTTTTCAGGTGAGATAGAATGAGGTCAGTGGTTATAGGCTCTGGAATCGGCGGACTGCTAACCGCATCATTCCTGGCTAAAAACGGCTACGAAGTTACTGTTCTTGAAAAAGCACCCTACATCGGGGGAAGATGCACAAACCTAAACTACAAGGGCTTTGGCCTCTCAACCGGAGCGTTCCACATGATACCCCACGGCGAAGATGGCCCTCTGGCCCATCTCCTTAAGCTCCTCGGTGCAGATGTTCAAATCGTGAACTCCAATCCCAAGGGCGTGATTTTCTATGAGGGTAGGACCTTTCACTACCGTGAGGGCTGGAAATACCTTAGCCTCACTGAGAAGGCTAAAGCAACAAAGCTCCTGCTTGACATCAAGCGCGAAAAGCTGCCTCGGGGAGAAGAAGCCGAGATGAGCGGCCGCGAGTGGATACGCGAAAGGGTTGGCGACAATGAGTTCGTTGACCTCTTCATCAAAAGCTTCCTCGGCTGGGCCGACAGCGTTCTGGACGTTCCAGCGATAGAGCTTGCCAAGGAGATAAAGGCCGCTTTGAGATGGGGCGGGCCTGGCTTAGTCAAGGGCGGCTGTAAGTCAATACCTGAGGCCCTCTCCGCGATAATCCGCATGAACGGCGGAAGGATACTCACAAAGAAGAAGGCGGTCGAGGTTGACCACGAGGCCAAGAAGGTAATCACCGCCGACAACGAAGAGCTTACCTACGACGTGCTCATCTCCAACGTCGGGATAAAGGAGACGGTAAGCCTCATCGGCAGGGATGCCTTCGATAGGGACTACCTCAAGCGTGTCGATGAATTAAAGCCCAGCGAGGGAATAAAGTACAACATTACCCTGAAGGGCGGGCCGAGGATAGGCAACACGGTGGTTTTCACCCTCGACACGGAAAGAATAAACGGCTACAACGAGCCGAGCTCGATAAGTCCAGAGCTCGCTAAAGAGGGCTACACCCTGATAATGCTCCACCACGCTTTGCAGAGCAGGAACGTGAAGGCCGAGCAGAAGAAGGGCATCAATGATATTTACAGGATATTCCCAGACATTGATAATGAGGGGGAAATTCTGCTGATTCAGACCTACCTCGACGGAAACCCCGTGAACCGCGTAGCGAGTGGCCAGCTCGTCGAAGACTTCCCGATAAGAGATATTTACGTCGTCGGCGACGCCTACAAGATGCCAGGCGGAATAGAGGTTGACGGCATAGCCCTGGGAGTCATGAGGGTTCTAGAAAAGCTCGGCCTCGGAAGCTTCTCTGAGTGGTATCTCTGAATTTCCTACCCATTTACCGAAACGCTTTTTTACAATTCCTCCGTACTGTGAAACGTGGTGGACCATGGAGAAGCTCTCCGCCCTTTTGATTATCATGCTCTTCTCATCGATGTGGCCAACCGGAACGAGCCCACCCACCGGCGACGCCCAGGATTTTGCCCTCAAGCTCCTCGGCACGGAGTACTACACGAACTCAAGCTCCCTCGGTGGGCTCCTCAACTTCACTATTGATGAGCTCTCGGAGTTCGCCTCGAAGAATGTCACCGACGATGCCCAGTACAGAGACCTGATGAAGTTCCTGGCAGGGATGAACACCTACGAGAGCACGAGGATAGCTCTCATTGAGACGAAGGATTACTATATCGCGAGCAAAGACCTTGAAGGGGTCATGTACGACCCGTTCACCGGCCTCGACAAGAGATGGGCACCGATGACCGCCAAGACCAGCGATGAGAACCTCGATGTAGCGTTCTTCGTCGGCACCTGCGGTATCTATCAGCCCCTCAACCCGGTTTACGGGTTCGAGTTCGACAGGTGGAAGTTCCTCAGCAGGGTCTTTGACCAGGGGACTTACCTCCTCAACGGCACCTACGTTCCCTACAGGTGCAACTGGACGATAGAAGAGACTCCAGCGGTATCTATCAGCCCCTCAACCCGGTTTACGGGTTCGAGTTCGACAGGTGGAAGTTCCTCAGCAGGGTCTTTGACCAGGGGACTTACCTCCTCAACGGCACCTACGTTCCCTACAGGTGCAACTGGACGATAGAAGAGACTCCAGGCAAGGTTCCGGAAGACGCGGTGGTCTACAACCAAACCCTCGGATGGATCAACCCCCATGCCGGTGAAGACTACGCCGTCGCGATAACGTACCGGTGCGGCTTTGGGGAATGGCACAACGGGATAAAAAGAAGCATCGAGGACACCAAGAACTTCATCGCGTTCCTCTACACCTGGGCCTACCGCGACTTTCCGGGGGATCCGTACTACGAGAAGAAAATCGCGACGGACGAGACGGTTTTCCCCAATGTTCTCGGCTTCAGGTTCGACGAGAAGGGCTACACAATCTACCTGAAAAGCAGGGGACCGCTCGTAAGCGACCTGCTCGCGGAGAAGTACCTCTTCTACCCTTCGATGCCGTGGGAGCTCTACTGGGCGATGGGAGAGCTTGTGGCAAACGAGTACCACTACCAAATCTGGGGAACCAACTACACCTTCATCCCGAAGCACGGGAGTTCCCTCTACGGAAGGGAGGAAATGCCGATAGACCTTGCGACTGAAGAAACCCTTCGTGACCTCTCAGACGTCATCGAGGCGATACTGGAAGGGAATGCACCGGAATTCCCAGGGATAAACTGGAGCTTGGCCAGTGAGAGGTTCAGGGCAGACCTGGATTTCTACCACCGCTACGGCCACATGCTTTTAGGGAACGGGCCGTACGTCTTCACGGAACTCGACGCCCTGGATATGATATACCGCCTTGAGAAGTTCAAGGGTGAAAGGGAAGTTCTTGGAAAACTCCTGCCAGCCGAGGGCACGCCAGAGGTTATGGTTTGCTACGGAAGGCAGAACCCCAGCGCGGTTATCAGGGATGTCCTCAACGGGGACCTCGACCTCTTCATGGACCCCCTACCGGCCAGCTACTATCGCGATCTCAAGTGGTATGAGGAAAAGGGCAGACTCAAGCTCTACCCCAAGGCGAAGAACCGCTACGGACTCGTTCTCAATCCAGCCCACAACGGAAGCGCTCCCCTCGTGGTGGAGGGCGATAAAGTCTACTTCAACCCCTTCGCAGTGAGAGAGG
This region includes:
- a CDS encoding ABC transporter permease; translation: MRFREYIVYRLVLAVFVIIGVVTVVFFVSRIIPSDPAALWVGAHPTPEAIERAREQLHLNDPVVKQFAYYLWSLLHGDLGVSIRTHNPVAVDLKSAFTATFELILAAEFIAIVIAIPLGVYSAVKKDSWVDNFGRVFAISGVSLPAFWFGIVLQLIFFKHLGILPLAGRVDTVVMLEHPLHVITGFYLLDSLLTWNIPVFVDALKHLILPALTLAMYPIGLITRQVRSMMIEVLNENYIRTAWAYGLPSKKIYFEYALKNAIAPALITVGLSFAYTLVGAFLVELIFNWPGLGRYAAYAILSMDYPAVLGVTIITATAYVFINLIVDLIQVKLDPRIRL
- a CDS encoding ABC transporter substrate-binding protein is translated as MKKELALFMLVITVMGVVASGCLSGQESTSTSTASGESSTSEKTTNVVIYGYGSEMITLDPSTEFSNSIVVLANVYECLVKYTPNGLEPWLATSWESNENGTIWTFHLREGVKFHTGNTMTAEDVKWSIERTLRMGLGPAFIWDPIEKMEVVNDYTIKFYLKYPANLPLIASSAYGAYIMDSKYLSTIGDDNAIADWLNQGQDAGTGPYTIVKDKYDPKTEIVLEKFSDYWGGWSNDQFDIAVIKIVPDASLREQMVTSGEIQITRDLPLDDLPKLQENPNVKVDQTASYQELYAFFNTKKEPLNNKLVRQALSYAVPYKDIVDYVLHGYGEVAKGPIPKGMLGHFEDLNMYTYDIDKAKQLLAQAGYPNGGFKLVLTYTQGDQAEAKVAEIIKAEWKKLGVEVEIRPMNWEQQWALAKSDPSKAQDVLMMYWWPTYPTPYDFLFNMFHCEEEINFNLCYYCNGEFDKAIDEAATLEGINQDKAAQLYRKAEEILMEDAPAIFFYNPDDVYVYHKSIAGFKDNPGYPQVVFFYDLHKA
- the gcvT gene encoding glycine cleavage system aminomethyltransferase GcvT, whose product is MVKRVHIFDWHKENAKKVEEFAGWEMPIWYSSIKEEHLAVRNGVGIFDVSHMGEFIFRGKDALEFLQYVTTNDISRPPAISGTYTLVLNERGAVKDETLVFNMGNDTYMMVCDSDAFEKLEAWFNAIKRGIEKFGELDLEIENKTYDMAMFSIQGPKARDLAKDLFGIDINELWWFQAKEVELDGIKMLLSRSGYTGENGFEVYFEDANPYHPNPEKRGEPEKALHVWKTILEAGEKYGIKPAGLGARDTLRLEAGYTLYGNETKELQLLSTDIDEVTPLQANLDFAIFWDKEFIGKEALLKQRERGIPRKLVHFKMIDKGIPREGYKVYANGELIGEVTSGTSSPLLGIGIGIAFVKTEYAKPGVEIEVEIRGKPRKAVTVAPPFYDPKKYGAFREE
- a CDS encoding DMT family transporter, which codes for MSKKHAIGAVLLWSTVASAFKLSLGYLTPLQLLFYASLTSLLVFGVLYAKDFAPRRENLRSAYLGLINPLIYYTVLFSAYDRLPAQEAQALNYTWPLMLVVLSIPLLGKRPSVRAIAGLFLGFLGALVVATKGNLAELNFTDPVGVTLGLGSAVIWASYWILNLRDERPLVEKMFWNFLFGFIYVATAAFLTGSFALPEPKALAGAIYVGLFEMGVTFLLWYRAVENDMAFASNLAYLVPFLSLVFISVVVGESIAPSTVVGLAMIVGGIIIGRE
- the fbp gene encoding fructose-1,6-bisphosphate aldolase/phosphatase; translated protein: MAIGEKITISVIKADIGGWPGHSRVHPQLIETAEEVLAKAKEEGTIIDFYVAYAGDDLQLIMTHKKGVDSPDIHGLAWKAFEEATEVAKELGLYGAGQDLLKDAFSGNIRGMGPGVAEMEITLRKSEPIVTFHMDKTEPGAFNLPIFRMFADPFNTAGLVIDPSMHMGFRFEVWDIKEHKRVILNTPEEVYDLLALIGAKSRYVIKRVYPKEGHKISKDEPVAVISTEKLYEIAGEYVGKDDPVAIVRAQSGLPALGEVLEPFAFPHLVSGWMRGSHNGPIMPVPMHQANPTRFDGPPRVVALGWQISPEGKLVGPVDLFDDPAFDYARQKALEVTEYIRRHGPFEPHRLPLEDMEYTTLPGVLKKLEERFEDIE
- the gor gene encoding glyceraldehyde-3-phosphate:ferredoxin oxidoreductase — its product is MKFTVLKLNLSENKVESEELEKEGIYGVIDYGIELHESLKTYELKPYDPENVVVMGMGPFAGSTLPGAHRLMFFFRSPLYGTLFPSAMGGAAYAFKNVGVDFVTFEGKAEKPVVVLLYNDGENVRVELHEIDVEKVIEIWRGYKDEEGVYALTQYLIDTFGEKFQDMEYRIAVVGPAALNTNYGAIFSQALRNGKRLVGSEDWAARGGSGSVLLRAHNVVGIIFGGKPKKKAFPKEDISNFKIAKTIVEGVHKKSYNEIISEKTTKYRFNPKLNTGGTFGGNYPAEGDFVPILNWQMPYIPKEERIRIHENIMKHYWEPFNEEAIKPKNWTTCGEPCPVVCKKHRRGHHVEYEPYEANGPLSGSISLRASDISVHAVDAMGFDAIEFGGTAAWILELVHRDLLKPEEVGLSGKPEFTKEALLERPVEASEVNAKLVAELAHRVAFAENELARIIGFGKRKASKILDEKFKDRLKYGESFRDYGVFVPLGENGEMTPTMYWAIGNYIPLPIQGRYWTFYQFGVFLEPEELASKIIASALWEFWYDNVGWCRFHRGWMKPVLKALFMDAYGENVDMEEHAKKQIKRLIEFAKKAGCEPVFWDSMRVIDLVAAGSEEFGNEHWAEKFKIDKVGTAKEYLEKVLNAYSEMLGVDWRL
- a CDS encoding NAD(P)/FAD-dependent oxidoreductase, which produces MRSVVIGSGIGGLLTASFLAKNGYEVTVLEKAPYIGGRCTNLNYKGFGLSTGAFHMIPHGEDGPLAHLLKLLGADVQIVNSNPKGVIFYEGRTFHYREGWKYLSLTEKAKATKLLLDIKREKLPRGEEAEMSGREWIRERVGDNEFVDLFIKSFLGWADSVLDVPAIELAKEIKAALRWGGPGLVKGGCKSIPEALSAIIRMNGGRILTKKKAVEVDHEAKKVITADNEELTYDVLISNVGIKETVSLIGRDAFDRDYLKRVDELKPSEGIKYNITLKGGPRIGNTVVFTLDTERINGYNEPSSISPELAKEGYTLIMLHHALQSRNVKAEQKKGINDIYRIFPDIDNEGEILLIQTYLDGNPVNRVASGQLVEDFPIRDIYVVGDAYKMPGGIEVDGIALGVMRVLEKLGLGSFSEWYL